GGAGGGTGTGACGttatgtcgtcactatctgacagtggcgctaggtggtctccatcagcttctgttgtcatgtgttgagttgagctgctgcttggaggctccacctctctcttctcctcactttcactttcgtcttcatcatcttcactcttcagaacaacacaaatcaCTGGGAACTCTTTTTAACTGGCCAGTCATATATGACGCATTTGTCTTGAGAAACCCTACCAGAAACATTGCTCCCAGGAGGAGCTGAGTCTTAGACCTGAACGTCTTCCATAGCTTTGGTTATTTGGTCTTTATTTTACGTAATAAAGTGATGCCATCAGCTGAttgatattttattgtttttttcatatacaTATTCATTGAAAGGCATAAAGATTGTGATACACATAAagcaatgatgtcacacttgttATATGTGATGATGTTAAAGTTACCATATTTCAAAAACCTGCAGcttcatttactgctgctgttctcaccagcacacttgtgattgttaagctggtacttataagagaatctttcaccacacacactgcaactaaacactttttctccagtgtgtcttctcatgtgtgttacaaGTGTTGTTCGGTCTAAAAAGCTTTTGCTGCAGactgaacaggaatatggtttttccccagtgtgttttctcatgtgtcttttcaacaGTTGATTTTGTCCAAAACCTATACCACAGATagaacaggaaaaaggtttctcaccagtgtgttttCTCATGTGTACTTTCAACTGCTGACTTTGTACAAAACCTATACCACAGATTGAACAGcaaaaaggtttctcaccagtgtgttgtctcatgtgtgttttcaaacTATGATTTTGTCTAAAACCTGTACCACAGACAGAACAGATAaaaggtttctccccagtgtgtgttctcatgtgtgctaCTAAATGTTGATTTCGTACAAAACCcacaccacacactgaacaggcaaAAGGTGTCTCCCCTGTGTGTCTTCTTGTGTGTGTTATCAAATTTGACTTTCGAGAGAATGTTTGCTGACAAAATAAGCAGGCAAAtggtttctctccggtgtggcttctcatgtgtattttcaGAGTACTACGATGATGAA
The sequence above is a segment of the Dunckerocampus dactyliophorus isolate RoL2022-P2 chromosome 3, RoL_Ddac_1.1, whole genome shotgun sequence genome. Coding sequences within it:
- the LOC129178252 gene encoding oocyte zinc finger protein XlCOF6.1-like isoform X1 — protein: MRFIWSRDISEEDLSPELQEWHCRMEQEEPQPPHVKGEEEATQTFHIKEEEEEHQPPHFKEEEEEPQLPHIKEEKEEPQAPYVKEEEEEPQAPYVKEEEHIINQKGEQLEGLEEFPVIGVIVKSEDDEDKDESEEKREVEHPSSSSTQHMTTEADGDHCGGSQADNLLAPLSDSDDTTSHSPDSDDEDSKADMTCHTDHKRFTCSHCDKTFHHRSTLKIHMRSHTGEKPFACLFCQQTFSRKSNLITHTRRHTGETPFACSVCGVGFVRNQHLVAHMRTHTGEKPFICSVCGTGFRQNHSLKTHMRQHTGEKPFCCSICGIGFVQSQQLKVHMRKHTGEKPFSCSICGIGFGQNQLLKRHMRKHTGEKPYSCSVCSKSFLDRTTLVTHMRRHTGEKVFSCSVCGERFSYKYQLNNHKCAGENSSSK
- the LOC129178252 gene encoding oocyte zinc finger protein XlCOF6.1-like isoform X2; its protein translation is MEQEEPQPPHVKGEEEATQTFHIKEEEEEHQPPHFKEEEEEPQLPHIKEEKEEPQAPYVKEEEEEPQAPYVKEEEHIINQKGEQLEGLEEFPVIGVIVKSEDDEDKDESEEKREVEHPSSSSTQHMTTEADGDHCGGSQADNLLAPLSDSDDTTSHSPDSDDEDSKADMTCHTDHKRFTCSHCDKTFHHRSTLKIHMRSHTGEKPFACLFCQQTFSRKSNLITHTRRHTGETPFACSVCGVGFVRNQHLVAHMRTHTGEKPFICSVCGTGFRQNHSLKTHMRQHTGEKPFCCSICGIGFVQSQQLKVHMRKHTGEKPFSCSICGIGFGQNQLLKRHMRKHTGEKPYSCSVCSKSFLDRTTLVTHMRRHTGEKVFSCSVCGERFSYKYQLNNHKCAGENSSSK